AATCTGCACGCAAAATCTCAACTGGGttcttattttttggtGTGTAGATTCCAGCTGAATCCTTTGCATACTTGAAATTGGCCAGTGATTGAGCTCTTGTGATTTGATCAAGGCCCGGTGGAAGAGTTTGCAAACTGACTTCATAAGTCTTATCCGGGAAAGGACCTTTAAACCAATCATACAGCAATATCTCATCGATGGTAGGTCTGTGTAATGGATTTAAGCTCAACAAGTCtttgatcaattgtttgGCAGACTCAGAAATTGGCTTGTCTTCTGGGAAATAGTATTctgttttctttattcTTTCGTAAATAACATTCACGTCTTTAGCTTGAAATGGGGGTTTACCAACCAACAAAGCATACATCATAATTCCAATGGCCCAAATATCTACTTCAAAACTATGGCCAGTGTTTTTACCGCCTAAAACTTCTGGAGCAATATAATTTGGTGTACCACAAATCGTGTACTTTCTGGAATCAGTTGAAGGTAAAACAGATGCTAAACCAAAATCaccaatttttaaattcatttcAGGGTcgaaaaaaatatttccaAGTTTTAAATCTCTATGAATCACTCGTCTAGAGTGTAAGTATTTGATGGCACCAACAATTTGCACCATAAAGAATCTGACCTCAGGTTCAGACactctttttcttgttttcaAGAGTTCCATTAAGGATTGATTAGGGCAGATTTCTAATAATATGTATACATTAacatcatcttcaaaacaatcaacaaaGTTAACAATATTTGGATGTCTCAAAGATTTAtgaattttgatttctgataatagttttgtttttgttttttcgTTTTTGATTGAGGCCTTTGCGACTGTTTTAGCGGCATAGATTTGACCAGAAGCATCCTTCATTTGAAAACAACGAGCAAACCCTCCTTCACCCAAAAAGTTTCCTCGACGATAGTCTCGTCCATTTCTAGTTCTCACTATAGATGGTGGTGTCTTACACAATGCCGATAacttttccttctttttcttttgtttttgatctGTCGGTTGAACATTTTCCTTTGGGCGTCTAATCGATTTGACAGGAGTAATGTTATTAGCTCTGGCATTGAGCTGGCCACTATTTAATGGCTGTAAAGGTTGTGAACGAAGCGCCGACATACCTGATGGAAACTGTGATGtattaattcaaaataaatttgcAATGCAGACAACGGATGAAGTGaagttgaaattaaaaagttggataatttcaattgttggaTTCTGGTGGCAGctaatatataatatattgCTGAGCGTctaattatttatatatatatatgtgtgtgtagatatttttataaatgCTGAGTTGGTTGGGTATATCTATCGGCTGGtgctatatatatatagttttAAACGATTAAATATTAATGCAAAACAAAAGGTTAAACCTCTTTAATAGTCAATGCTGAAGGAAGACtttaaaaaatgaaaggtaaaagtaaaaattaaaataaaaaaaggaagaaagGAATATAAAgcttgaaaaaaaaaaaaaaaagactgTTGggttatattatatataaattaagTAGTagtcttttgtttttcccTTAGTGTATTTGTTAAGTAGTTTatgttaaattttttttctctttcaagtttttttgcccatcaattgatttgtttatttatttccTAATTGAGAATTCTTGTCTTcgtttgtttattttgtcTTCTGCTCAATTCAGGATATTGCACGTGACCAGTCGGTTTTTgcaatcatttttttttttttctgttgcTCAAATCTAACACTATATTTGGTCGTTGGGTGTTTCATTCTATTTATATTCTATCCTAATTGAGACAAGTATTGACTTGAAATCATCCTAGTTCTTATTATGGACAAGGACAAATCAGTTGTTTTAAGGGAGGTAGTTCCTATTCAAATGTTTGACCTGAAACCAATTATTCTGTAATTCGTAGAAGGGAAACAGGCTTGGGCTTACATATAACAACTTTGCTTGCATCGCCATTGTGGTCCTGCTGATTAACATTCTGGTGTCATCGGTATGTATTGGAACAGGTTCATGATCATAGAttggtttttcttttttcttagtATTTCTGattagtttctttttttttttttttgattattacTAATGTTCTTATATTCCTTGCAGATTagagttgttgttttagTAATACGAAATTAGTTCTATTTGATTTCCTATTTAGTATGTTTACATTTGTGAATCACCCAATAAGCAAACCGAATTAGATCATTTTATATAAACATGGATTGACTTATATGAAACAAGAAGGACAGGGGGTTCTTCCAAGCACCTTCGGAATTACTTGACACCACAAAATTCCACACCTAGTTTATCACATTTAtttatgaaattaatttaaatatcCTTTACATCCCGGTGCCCCACAAAGACATCTGATACGCTCTTCATCATTTGTTTCtctttcaaatttataatcataAGTAAGTTCCTCATTTGCTTCAATATCTCGTAATGCATAGATGActattcttttctttccttcaactttgatgatttttgcAGTACAGCTTGGACTACAACAATGATTGATAAACCTAGCAATTCCTCCCTTCTTAGTTGCATCAATGACTGTATTTTCGTCAATTCTAAAAAGATACGACGATCCTATACCAGTCTTTAAATAGCTTTTTTCCCTATGTTCTGCAACTTGTTGTCTGATACGTTCTCCAACGTATTCTATGATCATTTCTTTTGCAGCTATCGGTTCCATGGCATACAACCCCCAATTGTGAATAGCAGATCTAGCAAAAGTAACTGGCTTTTTACGTTTTGTTAAAGCATTTAAACTCAACACATCTGATTCAGAACCTATCTGAGCGGTTATATCAGCTGCAAATCTTCTATTGTTAGCCCTATTAACACGCGAGCTCTGTAATGCATTTGTGTTTTCGTTTGgcttttcttcatcttcgtCCTCGTACtgaattgttttgattGGTTTATTGGTTTTCTTGCGATGTGGCAAGTATCCTATCTTGTCTATTTCAGGAATTTTTCTGACCCCTTCACTCTTAAAAGATCCAGTCATTGACTGTAAGCTCTCGGGTAGTTCTTCCATATATTCTTCCTCCTCCCTAATTTCTTGTACATCTTTCCTGTTCTTACTCTTCCAAGACCAATATTCAATATGCGATAATCCTGAAGGAGTGGTGTCAGATAACAATTCTTGTGCCAATAACAAATCCTCGGAATCTTTGATGGTATGTTGCAATGCATTTAAATCAAAGTCACCACTGAATGAGTATTCCGGATAAACTGTCCTTGGTGTTTCTTCTGTTGGTTGATATTTGACATCAAGCTCTTCAATTTCTCTTTTGACCtcttctccttcttcttcatgaCTACTCTCGGGAACTAACTCGTTTTCTATAGCTGCTGGCACTTCagtcttttgttttttgatttcacGTTCTTCAAGCTCTATATCATCGTCTACGCTGGTGACTGTAGAgcttctttctcttttcatCGTCAGTACAACAGGAGTAAGAGGTCTGCTTGTGGTAGTctcatcttcttcatcttcagaTTCTGATTGTGAGTGTGAATCGGAATCGTCATCAAAATTAAGGGCATGTTGCATAGGAATAATACTGTTTCTTCTCTTTGGCTTATGTTCTTGTGTTCTATCGTGCGGCATTCGGAATGAGGGTAAtctttgttgaaaatgttgtctttgtttttcaagAATAGATAAAGCGTCTTGTTTTAATTGGTTATTCGACACCAATACCTTTGGTTTTGCTGCCTGCTCTCGAGacttcaattcttcaaccAACTCCGGATAATTGTCGTGTGCtaataaatccaaaatGTTGGGTGCAATGATTCTTTCTCTGATATCTTTGGCCAAAAACGTTTGAAACTcttttatcaatatatttGTTGCTTCATCAAGAACATCATTGGTTGATTTCAGGTCATTCTCCCTTATATTATTTGTAAAACCTTCTGGAATGGCCATCTCCATAACTAGTTTATACTCAAAGAACTTTTTGGTATCTTCATTCAAAAAGCATCGTTCACATTCGTTGagagaattgaaaacaataaaaaaccCAGATTTATCTGACAAAACCCTCGTCCAATCGTATTTTTTTAACATTCTCTTGATATCATGGGACGAGATTTTCTTGGTTGGGACGTACTTGTCACGTATCAATATATATGGTCGACTCTTTATATATTTCTCCAAGTCTTTGGGTAATATTACACTCAGAATGATTTTGTGATTATGCCTGACAGATAGAACTGTGGAATTTGGCCTGTAAATCAAACTTTTATCTCTGGTGGATACTATGGTGTTTTCACGCTCAACACTTTTTTCCTTCTTAATAGATTCCTCGtgttctttctctttcttttttaaaagttcttgtttcttttgttcTTCCAAAACCTTTTGACGTCgtttttcttcctcttgTTCTCTTTGCAATCGTTGTTGTAgcattttttgtttggcACTCTCAAGTTTTCTATTCAATAATTGGCTCTCATTATCATTCAACGCTATTTTTAATGTTGCTCCATCAATTTTAAGTTCATCTTGTCGAACTGTTTTGATGAAGTTTTTCGCCAACTCAGAAGCCCTTTGGTGATTCCCTTGAAATTTGAAAGTTACTATACCGAGAGGTACAGCTGTTGTGGGATCAGTTATGAAAGTCATCTCTTCTAAGGGATTGCCATATCTAGAAACAAAATTTCGCAAAAAAGGTTCACTGGTGGAAATTGGTAAGTCCCATATTACTAATGTTGATAATGGGGCTGGACCTAACGAATCACTATTGTACACAAACTTTGGCTGGGGTAATTGTTTGTATGGTGTCTTTTTAGcctttttgtttggtttttgCAAGTTCAGATTTGATCGGACTATTCTTGGGTCTGAAACATGGTCTACTCCTTCTCCATTGTACCGTATCTTCTTGGATTGTGCACCTTTGTCGCCTTTAAGTGcatttgaatcatttattaccataaaatttttttggggaTTTACTGATCTTGAAAATGGAATGCTCAATGTAAAATCAGAATGGTGTGATAGTTTTGGAAATTCAGAATCTTTGTTATTCACCCCAGTGTTGCGATCTGAACCATTATTCAGTTCTATCGAAATAGGTGTTGATACTTTGTCGATACTAGACAAGGGCGTACTTAGTCCAGATGGTGTTCTACCATCCTTGATACTTGATCTATGAGTCCTGCTTTCTGGTGAGTTGGATCCGGTGTCATTAGGTATATACCTGTTATCACTTGATTCATAATGTGCTCCTTTATTAAGAGTTAGCATCCCGCCAACAGAGTATCTATCTTCTGGATATTTCGGGCGACCTGTTCTATATCCTCCTCGGTGAGAGCCATAATATCCCCGTCGACTATATCCACCACTTGCTCCTCTCCCACCTCTGTTGTTGTATGACATTTCAAGATGTATGTTTTGAATGCAAGcttcttgtttttatttgttacac
This is a stretch of genomic DNA from Candida dubliniensis CD36 chromosome 1, complete sequence. It encodes these proteins:
- a CDS encoding COMPASS complex histone methyltransferase subunit, putative (Similar to S. cerevisiae SET1;~Similar to C. albicans SET1), with product MSYNNRGGRGASGGYSRRGYYGSHRGGYRTGRPKYPEDRYSVGGMLTLNKGAHYESSDNRYIPNDTGSNSPESRTHRSSIKDGRTPSGLSTPLSSIDKVSTPISIESNNGSDRNTGVNNKDSEFPKLSHHSDFTLSIPFSRSVNPQKNFMVINDSNALKGDKGAQSKKIRYNGEGVDHVSDPRIVRSNSNLQKPNKKAKKTPYKQLPQPKFVYNSDSLGPAPLSTLVIWDLPISTSEPFLRNFVSRYGNPLEEMTFITDPTTAVPLGIVTFKFQGNHQRASELAKNFIKTVRQDELKIDGATLKIALNDNESQLLNRKLESAKQKMLQQRLQREQEEEKRRQKVLEEQKKQELLKKKEKEHEESIKKEKSVERENTIVSTRDKSLIYRPNSTVLSVRHNHKIISSVILPKDLEKYIKSRPYILIRDKYVPTKKISSHDIKRMLKKYDWTRVLSDKSGFFIVFNSLNECERCFLNEDTKKFFEYKLVMEMAIPEGFTNNIRENDSKSTNDVLDEATNILIKEFQTFLAKDIRERIIAPNILDLLAHDNYPELVEELKSREQAAKPKVLVSNNQLKQDALSILEKQRQHFQQRLPSFRMPHDRTQEHKPKRRNSIIPMQHALNFDDDSDSHSQSESEDEEDETTTSRPLTPVVSTMKRERSSTVTSVDDDIELEEREIKKQKTEVPAAIENELVPESSHEEEGEEVKREIEELDVKYQPTEETPRTVYPEYSFSGDFDLNALQHTIKDSEDLLLAQELLSDTTPSGLSHIEYWSWKSKNRKDVQEIREEEEYMEELPESLQSMTGSFKSEGVRKIPEIDKIGYLPHRKKTNKPIKTIQYEDEDEEKPNENTNALQSSRVNRANNRRFAADITAQIGSESDVLSLNALTKRKKPVTFARSAIHNWGLYAMEPIAAKEMIIEYVGERIRQQVAEHREKSYLKTGIGSSYLFRIDENTVIDATKKGGIARFINHCCSPSCTAKIIKVEGKKRIVIYALRDIEANEELTYDYKFERETNDEERIRCLCGAPGCKGYLN
- a CDS encoding cell cycle serine/threonine-protein kinase, putative (deleted EC_number 2.7.1.37;~Similar to S. cerevisiae CDC5;~Similar to C. albicans CDC5), whose translation is MSALRSQPLQPLNSGQLNARANNITPVKSIRRPKENVQPTDQKQKKKKEKLSALCKTPPSIVRTRNGRDYRRGNFLGEGGFARCFQMKDASGQIYAAKTVAKASIKNEKTKTKLLSEIKIHKSLRHPNIVNFVDCFEDDVNVYILLEICPNQSLMELLKTRKRVSEPEVRFFMVQIVGAIKYLHSRRVIHRDLKLGNIFFDPEMNLKIGDFGLASVLPSTDSRKYTICGTPNYIAPEVLGGKNTGHSFEVDIWAIGIMMYALLVGKPPFQAKDVNVIYERIKKTEYYFPEDKPISESAKQLIKDLLSLNPLHRPTIDEILSYDWFKGPFPDKTYEVSLQTLPPGLDQITRAQSSANFKYAKDSAGIYTPKNKNPVEILRADLHSEQPRTLLPSSLSPNDTRNKYQEVDPGQLGRPRRVNFSSNFSTAIKRLNQVCFETYQTMRRLEHSRHDEVDASEFPNCENPTLISKWVDYSNKYGFSYQLNNDDIGVLFNDENTLLKRHNSDRFLELIYHENEGWTCIENSLANPPAQAKRQLEIVDFFAKYMNSNLSKVSEIEERKETVFLRRYTRTPDYIMFEMTNGNFQFNFKDHHKICISKTGLAITHISPGRLTQTQPLISVLKQGNFQYEDVPDCIEKIMVIKEAIKKKAFKEA